In the genome of Cuculus canorus isolate bCucCan1 chromosome 26, bCucCan1.pri, whole genome shotgun sequence, one region contains:
- the PDLIM2 gene encoding PDZ and LIM domain protein 2 isoform X2: MPVTVTLAGPAPWGFRITGGRDFGKPITVSKVMERGKAAAGDLRPGDTIVSINGESTAEMLNVEAQNKIKQSLAQLQLQVERSPMSPLSHTNGDTSPEMLSTRFQAALRMQDENQGTPRASCSNPASLIPLPGSASSQPLEEEQLARPGLQQNRGSLSCQNSSQGSVLPPPPRPPSPGAPPNPWELYRERRRSSSSSSPCHSLGSEPAMRRLEEDSEVYKMLQENRELRAAPRQSSTFRMLQEALEEEGGAPFPSRLSPSARKPTAGVQKVHICEKCGSTIATQAVRIQDGRYRHISCYACADCGLSLKLRGHFWAGDELYCEKHARLRYQGGPPAPHVPPNA, from the exons ATGCCGGTGACGGTCACCCTCGCCGGTCCAGCGCCGTGGGGCTTCCGCATCACTGGAGGAAGAGATTTTGGGAAGCCCATCACCGTCTCCAAG GTGATGGAGCGTGGGAAGGCGGCCGCGGGCGACCTCCGCCCAGGGGACACCATCGTCTCCATCAACGGGGAGAGCACAGCCGAGATGCTCAACGTGGAGGCGCAGAATAAGATCAAACAGAGCCTGGcgcagctccagctgcaggtggagag GTCCCCAATGTCACCTCTCAGCCACACCAATGGGGACACCTCACCGGAGATGCTCTCCACACGCTTCCAG gcagcGCTGCGGATGCAGGATGAGAACCAGGGTACCCCGAGAGCCTCCTGCTCCAACCCAGCATCCCTCATCCCCCTGCCCGGCAGCGCAAG CTCACAGCCCctggaggaggagcagctcGCCCGTCCAGGCCTCCAGCAG aaTCGAGGAAGCTTGAGCTGCCAGAACAGCTCGCAGGGGTCGGTCCTGCCCCCACCCCCGCGCCCCCCCTCACCgggggcccccccaaacccctgggagTTGTACAGAGAGCGGCGCCGCTCTTCATCctcttccagcccctgccacAG CCTGGGCTCGGAGCCGGCCATGCGTCGCTTGGAAGAGGATTCCGAGGTCTACAAGATGCTGCAGGAGAACCGGGAGCTGCGGGCGGCCCCGCGCCAATCCAGCACCTTCCGCATGCTGCAGGAGGCTCTGGAAGAGGAGGGcggag CCCCTTTTCCCAGCCGGCTCTCGCCCAGCGCCCGGAAACCCACGGCCGGAGTGCAGAAAGTGCACATCTGCGAGAAGTGCGGCAGCACCATCGC GACGCAGGCGGTGAGGATCCAGGACGGCCGTTACCGGCACATATCCTGCTACGCCTGCGCCGACTGCGGCCTCAGCCTGAAGCTGCGGGGCCACTTCTGGGCTGGCGATGAGCTCTACTGCGAGAAACACGCCCGGCTGCGCTACCAGGGGggtccccctgccccccatGTGCCCCCCAATGCCTGA
- the POLB gene encoding DNA polymerase beta isoform X1 produces MSKRKAPQESLNQGITDFLTELANYERNVNRAVHKYNAYRKAASVISRYPSKIQSGAEAKKLDGVGAKIAEKIDEFLSTGKLRKLEKIRQDDTSASISLLTRVTGIGPAAARKFVEEGIKTLEDLRKKEHKLTHHQRIGLNLSDTYFYIRRYFEDFEKRIPREEMLQMQDIVLKEVEKLDPDYIATVCGSFRRGAESSGDMDVLLTHPSFTSESSKQSKLLRQVVEQLEKVHFVTDVLSKGDTKFMGVCQLPNKEDGTAYPHRRIDIRLIPKDQYYCGVLYFTGSDIFNKNMRAHALEMGFTINEYTIRPLGVTGVAGEALPVECEKDIFDYIQWKYREPKDRSE; encoded by the exons ATGAGCAAACGGAAAGCTCCGCAGGAGAGCCTCAACCAGGGCATCACCGACTTTCTGACCG AATTGGCCAACTACGAGCGCAATGTGAACCGGGCTGTGCACAAGTACAACGCGTACAG GAAAGCAGCCTCGGTTATCTCCCGGTATCCCAGCAAGATCCAGAGTGGAGCCGAAGCCAAGAAACTG GATGGAGTCGGTGCTAAAATAGCTGAGAAGATAGATGAGTTCTTATCCACTGGAAAACTACGCAAATTGGAAAAg attCGACAGGATGATACAAGTGCATCTATCAGTCTCCTGACACGAGTTACTGGCATTGG tcctgctgctgctagGAAGTTTGTTGAGGAAGGAATTAAGACTCTAGAAG ATCTAAGAAAAAAGGAGCACAAACTGACCCACCACCAACGAATTGGGTTGAA TCTTTCGGACACTTATTTTTATATACGCAGATATTTCGAAGATTTTGAGAAAAGAATCCCAAGGGAAGAAATGCTGCAAATGCAG GATATTGTGCTGAAAGAGGTAGAGAAGCTGGACCCAGACTATATTGCTACAGTCTGCGGCAGTTTTAGACGAG GCGCAGAGTCAAGCGGTGACATGGATGTTCTCCTAACCCATCCAAGTTTCACTTCCGAATCATCCAAACAG TCAAAGCTTCTGCGTCAAGTTGTAGAACAACTGGAGAAAGTCCACTTTGTCACAGACGTGCTCTCTAAGGGTGACACCAAATTCATg GGTGTCTGTCAGCTGCCAAATAAAGAAGATGGAACAGCCTATCCACATAGGAGAATTGATATCCG GCTCATCCCCAAAGATCAGTATTACTGTGGTGTACTGTATTTCACAGGAAGCGATATATTCAATAAGAACATGAGAGCTCATGCTCTGGAAATGGGCTTCACAATCAATGAGTATACAATCCGTCCCTTGGGCGTCACTG GAGTTGCTGGAGAAGCCCTACCAGTAGAGTGTGAAAAAGACATCTTTGACTATATCCAGTGGAAATACCGAGAGCCGAAGGATCGGAGTGAATAA
- the PDLIM2 gene encoding PDZ and LIM domain protein 2 isoform X1, with the protein MERAGDGEPPGAMPVTVTLAGPAPWGFRITGGRDFGKPITVSKVMERGKAAAGDLRPGDTIVSINGESTAEMLNVEAQNKIKQSLAQLQLQVERSPMSPLSHTNGDTSPEMLSTRFQAALRMQDENQGTPRASCSNPASLIPLPGSASSQPLEEEQLARPGLQQNRGSLSCQNSSQGSVLPPPPRPPSPGAPPNPWELYRERRRSSSSSSPCHSLGSEPAMRRLEEDSEVYKMLQENRELRAAPRQSSTFRMLQEALEEEGGAPFPSRLSPSARKPTAGVQKVHICEKCGSTIATQAVRIQDGRYRHISCYACADCGLSLKLRGHFWAGDELYCEKHARLRYQGGPPAPHVPPNA; encoded by the exons ATGGAGCGAgcaggggatggag AGCCACCCGGTGCCATGCCGGTGACGGTCACCCTCGCCGGTCCAGCGCCGTGGGGCTTCCGCATCACTGGAGGAAGAGATTTTGGGAAGCCCATCACCGTCTCCAAG GTGATGGAGCGTGGGAAGGCGGCCGCGGGCGACCTCCGCCCAGGGGACACCATCGTCTCCATCAACGGGGAGAGCACAGCCGAGATGCTCAACGTGGAGGCGCAGAATAAGATCAAACAGAGCCTGGcgcagctccagctgcaggtggagag GTCCCCAATGTCACCTCTCAGCCACACCAATGGGGACACCTCACCGGAGATGCTCTCCACACGCTTCCAG gcagcGCTGCGGATGCAGGATGAGAACCAGGGTACCCCGAGAGCCTCCTGCTCCAACCCAGCATCCCTCATCCCCCTGCCCGGCAGCGCAAG CTCACAGCCCctggaggaggagcagctcGCCCGTCCAGGCCTCCAGCAG aaTCGAGGAAGCTTGAGCTGCCAGAACAGCTCGCAGGGGTCGGTCCTGCCCCCACCCCCGCGCCCCCCCTCACCgggggcccccccaaacccctgggagTTGTACAGAGAGCGGCGCCGCTCTTCATCctcttccagcccctgccacAG CCTGGGCTCGGAGCCGGCCATGCGTCGCTTGGAAGAGGATTCCGAGGTCTACAAGATGCTGCAGGAGAACCGGGAGCTGCGGGCGGCCCCGCGCCAATCCAGCACCTTCCGCATGCTGCAGGAGGCTCTGGAAGAGGAGGGcggag CCCCTTTTCCCAGCCGGCTCTCGCCCAGCGCCCGGAAACCCACGGCCGGAGTGCAGAAAGTGCACATCTGCGAGAAGTGCGGCAGCACCATCGC GACGCAGGCGGTGAGGATCCAGGACGGCCGTTACCGGCACATATCCTGCTACGCCTGCGCCGACTGCGGCCTCAGCCTGAAGCTGCGGGGCCACTTCTGGGCTGGCGATGAGCTCTACTGCGAGAAACACGCCCGGCTGCGCTACCAGGGGggtccccctgccccccatGTGCCCCCCAATGCCTGA
- the POLB gene encoding DNA polymerase beta isoform X2 produces the protein MSKRKAPQESLNQGITDFLTELANYERNVNRAVHKYNAYRKAASVISRYPSKIQSGAEAKKLDGVGAKIAEKIDEFLSTGKLRKLEKIRQDDTSASISLLTRVTGIGPAAARKFVEEGIKTLEDLRKKEHKLTHHQRIGLKYFEDFEKRIPREEMLQMQDIVLKEVEKLDPDYIATVCGSFRRGAESSGDMDVLLTHPSFTSESSKQSKLLRQVVEQLEKVHFVTDVLSKGDTKFMGVCQLPNKEDGTAYPHRRIDIRLIPKDQYYCGVLYFTGSDIFNKNMRAHALEMGFTINEYTIRPLGVTGVAGEALPVECEKDIFDYIQWKYREPKDRSE, from the exons ATGAGCAAACGGAAAGCTCCGCAGGAGAGCCTCAACCAGGGCATCACCGACTTTCTGACCG AATTGGCCAACTACGAGCGCAATGTGAACCGGGCTGTGCACAAGTACAACGCGTACAG GAAAGCAGCCTCGGTTATCTCCCGGTATCCCAGCAAGATCCAGAGTGGAGCCGAAGCCAAGAAACTG GATGGAGTCGGTGCTAAAATAGCTGAGAAGATAGATGAGTTCTTATCCACTGGAAAACTACGCAAATTGGAAAAg attCGACAGGATGATACAAGTGCATCTATCAGTCTCCTGACACGAGTTACTGGCATTGG tcctgctgctgctagGAAGTTTGTTGAGGAAGGAATTAAGACTCTAGAAG ATCTAAGAAAAAAGGAGCACAAACTGACCCACCACCAACGAATTGGGTTGAA ATATTTCGAAGATTTTGAGAAAAGAATCCCAAGGGAAGAAATGCTGCAAATGCAG GATATTGTGCTGAAAGAGGTAGAGAAGCTGGACCCAGACTATATTGCTACAGTCTGCGGCAGTTTTAGACGAG GCGCAGAGTCAAGCGGTGACATGGATGTTCTCCTAACCCATCCAAGTTTCACTTCCGAATCATCCAAACAG TCAAAGCTTCTGCGTCAAGTTGTAGAACAACTGGAGAAAGTCCACTTTGTCACAGACGTGCTCTCTAAGGGTGACACCAAATTCATg GGTGTCTGTCAGCTGCCAAATAAAGAAGATGGAACAGCCTATCCACATAGGAGAATTGATATCCG GCTCATCCCCAAAGATCAGTATTACTGTGGTGTACTGTATTTCACAGGAAGCGATATATTCAATAAGAACATGAGAGCTCATGCTCTGGAAATGGGCTTCACAATCAATGAGTATACAATCCGTCCCTTGGGCGTCACTG GAGTTGCTGGAGAAGCCCTACCAGTAGAGTGTGAAAAAGACATCTTTGACTATATCCAGTGGAAATACCGAGAGCCGAAGGATCGGAGTGAATAA
- the PDLIM2 gene encoding PDZ and LIM domain protein 2 isoform X3, giving the protein MPRLSAHPEPPGAMPVTVTLAGPAPWGFRITGGRDFGKPITVSKVMERGKAAAGDLRPGDTIVSINGESTAEMLNVEAQNKIKQSLAQLQLQVERSPMSPLSHTNGDTSPEMLSTRFQAALRMQDENQGTPRASCSNPASLIPLPGSASSQPLEEEQLARPGLQQNRGSLSCQNSSQGSVLPPPPRPPSPGAPPNPWELYRERRRSSSSSSPCHSLGSEPAMRRLEEDSEVYKMLQENRELRAAPRQSSTFRMLQEALEEEGGAPFPSRLSPSARKPTAGVQKVHICEKCGSTIATQAVRIQDGRYRHISCYACADCGLSLKLRGHFWAGDELYCEKHARLRYQGGPPAPHVPPNA; this is encoded by the exons ATGCCTCGTCTCTCTGCCCACCCAGAGCCACCCGGTGCCATGCCGGTGACGGTCACCCTCGCCGGTCCAGCGCCGTGGGGCTTCCGCATCACTGGAGGAAGAGATTTTGGGAAGCCCATCACCGTCTCCAAG GTGATGGAGCGTGGGAAGGCGGCCGCGGGCGACCTCCGCCCAGGGGACACCATCGTCTCCATCAACGGGGAGAGCACAGCCGAGATGCTCAACGTGGAGGCGCAGAATAAGATCAAACAGAGCCTGGcgcagctccagctgcaggtggagag GTCCCCAATGTCACCTCTCAGCCACACCAATGGGGACACCTCACCGGAGATGCTCTCCACACGCTTCCAG gcagcGCTGCGGATGCAGGATGAGAACCAGGGTACCCCGAGAGCCTCCTGCTCCAACCCAGCATCCCTCATCCCCCTGCCCGGCAGCGCAAG CTCACAGCCCctggaggaggagcagctcGCCCGTCCAGGCCTCCAGCAG aaTCGAGGAAGCTTGAGCTGCCAGAACAGCTCGCAGGGGTCGGTCCTGCCCCCACCCCCGCGCCCCCCCTCACCgggggcccccccaaacccctgggagTTGTACAGAGAGCGGCGCCGCTCTTCATCctcttccagcccctgccacAG CCTGGGCTCGGAGCCGGCCATGCGTCGCTTGGAAGAGGATTCCGAGGTCTACAAGATGCTGCAGGAGAACCGGGAGCTGCGGGCGGCCCCGCGCCAATCCAGCACCTTCCGCATGCTGCAGGAGGCTCTGGAAGAGGAGGGcggag CCCCTTTTCCCAGCCGGCTCTCGCCCAGCGCCCGGAAACCCACGGCCGGAGTGCAGAAAGTGCACATCTGCGAGAAGTGCGGCAGCACCATCGC GACGCAGGCGGTGAGGATCCAGGACGGCCGTTACCGGCACATATCCTGCTACGCCTGCGCCGACTGCGGCCTCAGCCTGAAGCTGCGGGGCCACTTCTGGGCTGGCGATGAGCTCTACTGCGAGAAACACGCCCGGCTGCGCTACCAGGGGggtccccctgccccccatGTGCCCCCCAATGCCTGA